The genomic DNA CCTGTGAAAGGTAAAGATCACCTTAAATACAGCCAACAAAACAAAATGCAACCTTTCCTACTCTCATCTAACCAGAATGGATAAACAGAATGAAAGGAAAATACACAACTAGAAACAATCACCAATCACACTGAAATGTACTAGTGACAATAATGACATGGACATAGATATACATATTGCCCTACTTGCCTGGAAAACAAGCCTCTTCTGCCTTCTATCAGGCAAAGGGAACTCAATCTTCCTATCAAGCCTTCCAGGACGAAGAAGTGCAGGGTCCAAAGTGTCTGCTCGATTGGTTGCCATAATGACCTTAACATTCACAGTCTGGTCAAATCCGTCCATCTAGAAATAGTTTGGAGAAAATGGTTAAGTAAATTTCAACTTCCTCAGACATTGTGAATGacactcaagaaattccttaagTCATACATACCTGATTCAGAAGTTCCATGAGGATTCGCTGAACTTCTCTATCAGCTCCAGTTTGGGCATCAAACCTAGCAGTAGCAATGGCATCCACCTCATCAATAAAGATAATAGCAGGAGCATTTTCTTTAGCAAGACGGAACACATCACGAACCATCCGTGGGCCCTGAAACAGTAACAATGCTCAAGGTTATTATCCGCCAACAGAAGAAGAGAACCGACACTAAATAACAATATCAGTAACGTGAACTGTAGCCTTACCTCGCCCAAATATTTTTGAACAAATTCAGATCCAACAACTCTAATGAAGGCTGCAGTTGTATGGTTAGCAACAGCCTTTGCAAGCATTGTTTTCCCAGTGCCAGGGGGGCCATAGAGTAAAACACCACGAGGAGGGTCTATCCCAATCTGCTTGTAAAGCTCATGATGAGTCAATGGTAACTCTACAGCCTCACGGATTTCCTGCTTTTGAATGTCACATCCTCCAATATCCTAAGTGAATAGAAGAGAACAAAGTCTCAGATACAGGGAACAACCACCAAAACATAACAATTGTCATTTTTATTCCGAGAAAGGAAGATATGTACTCTAACAGAGTCTGTTTAGTCTATTACAGCAGAGGACTAACACCGACAATAACTTATCCCTAAATCAAAATAATACAAGAATCTTAAATTTCAAATATGTAGTTGGTTCAAATTAAATAGTTGAAAATTGAATATAAATTTACAATATTAGAAAGACACAAATGACTACAAATCATGTAAGATACTCAAAACATCCCTTGCTTTGTTTTAATACAGTAACCAGTGAAACGACAAGAacattttaaaatgaaataaataaccaGTCAAGAATGAAAATACTATCCTTCCACTCATTCTACATGTGAAATTTAAGAAACCACTGAAAATGGCACAAATTCAGTGTGGAACCCATCAGTTTTAAAATAACATAGTTTCATTATTCAAGAATAGGGCTGTAATCTACCCAAACATGGCTCAAGCTCGATAGTGTTTTATTTTCTAAGATTAAGCTTGGCTTAAGATATGATCGAACTGCTCAATTAATCTCACTTACTCCATTCCCATACTTGAGCTCAAGCTCAAATTAAGCTTTTGCACATGCAATTTTGAATATTAAACTATATATAAAATGCTCAATTGGGCTTGTGAGCTACTCGAAGCAGGTATTAAGTTGCTCAAATTCGACTCTCGCATTATCTTGAGTTGCTTGAGCTCAAACTCAGTTTGATAAATACTGTATCAAGCTTGAGTTTTTTGCGATTCAAATCCAAATAACTTGCGAGCACAAATGTCTCGTTTACACTCCTATTCAAGAACTAGTGACACAACCCAAAATTTTAGGCCAACCCTGGAATATTGAAGCATATTTTAGTTATTAAGGTAAATTCCCCACGTAACAGATGGAATTTGCTTCACTTTATATTCCAAGCTTATGTTAATCTGGCTAAAAGTCCAATAAACCAATACAGAGGAGCTCATGAAAGGTGCAAATTTTGTCTAACATATGGTAGCTTCAAATTCAAACATCAAATTATTTAAGAATGTAAAAAGGAAAAAGACTCAAATACTATTCAATTCTTCTTACTTTTCAGCAAAACTAACCTTATCTAATTGTCAAACCCAAAACCCCATATTCTCCTGACTGTGGCATACAAAAatcctagttttttttttttttaactacaCACCCAAACAAATCGATTAACACGAGAATTGAGGCTGCAAGGTATAATAAAAAAAAGGACCTAATACCAATCAATCATCGCAAACAGATAACCTATATcctaaaaataaatcaataaactaCCAAGCTTCAGAACagatgaaattaaaagaaagaagATAAGAAACTGACATTGTAAGTAACATCGGGCTTCTCAGATTGGCTAAGCAGAGAAATACTGGAATCAGCCTCGGGAGGCAACACGTCAACAAGGGCATTGGAGTGTCGGTGAAGAGCCACAGAAGCCGAGGGCTTTAACAGCTCTCTGTTAATGGTGCTCAATATCCTGACATAGTAATTGGAGCCGGTGGTGGAACCGACGATTCCGTTGTTCTGATTGACCATCTCCATGAACTGGCCGATGACCAAAGGCACCGACTGGATTCGCTTGACTTCCTCCTGAGCCCTCAAAAGCTCTCTCTTGAGATTCTTCTGCTCATCCTTTACGTACTCTTCTTGGATGTCTATGAACTCCAATTGCCTTTGAAGGGATTTCAGCCTACTGTACAGATCGTCCTCATCGGCACCCAAGGGAGGGTCCATTGTCAGGCACTTGCCGAGGTCGGTTCCTGTGACGGGGAATGGTGCCTCTGCCGAGGATTTCGGTTCCGCCACCACCGTTGAGGCTGCCATTTACTTTCTCCGACTTTTGAATTTGGATTGAAGAACAAGAAAAGGTCACAACAGAAGTTAAATAAAAATCGAATGGGATAAAggacacctttgtttattatataCTGGCAGCAAAAATGGCTCCATGTACAGGTGTCCCTGGTCAGGGTCGGATTGAATTTAGGTCGGGCCGAGTTGAAATGCGAATATTTTTATCCAAGTTCAATTCTAATCAAGTCTGGCCTATCGGGTCAGGTGGGTTATCCAATCTTTGAAAAGGTTAATTTCACCTCTAACTTGGATTTAAAATTACATTCTGAttacttaattttgataaaaatatttcttcagttttttaattttaaaattgagaaaattaattttttaaaatatttagaataatttaatttctgttaatttaaaaattaagtaattaaatattaattgtgtttgttCAAAATAGTATAGAAGTTTGTTCAAAACGACATGTATTTTCGAATATAAATACTATGGGTGAAGCATTTTATCATGGATGAAGTTTCgacttataaaataaattgaatttcGAGTTAGTCAAATCGAGTTATTTGAGCTAACTCGAATAAgtaatttgaatttcgagtttaaatcgagttgaattttacaattcaaataatagattggtgtaaataatcatttgataactatcaattttgaaaatgaacaaattgATTTCTCtcaataaaattacaaaaaaattcaaaatatttataaaatttccaaaatttatataatctttttaaaattattctaaaaatatataaagaaaattaaaattttaaaattttctaaattaataattttggacctaaataaattaattaataattcaagtttatctatctaaatttattattactttgttttgaagaagttttaaatatatatggtttcaaagtTATGTGCTCCAACGTAAaattagttatattgtaacaagattttaatttaacatgtttaattttttaatttaactcgaacaattttACTCGAATTTCATTTTACTCGACTCAATTTAcaaaaatttcaaatcgagttaagatgataaaataagactcgtcaactcgaaattttttcatttaattagATCGAACGCTCATCCCTAGTGCTATATTATCTCATTTCTATAAGATTGATTTATCAATCACTTTTGAAGTTGTGGATGAATTTTTTATAAAGTTTCGGTCATTCTcttgtttttatatataaaagagtatttattttaaCTTCTTCATGAAGAGTTATTTTACAACATTCCATAAATTGAAGGTTATTAAGTGAATTTATGTATAAGAATAAGATCGAAACATCCAAATTTATGTTGTAATTCTGTAATTGATTCTTCCATAGACATAGATTAAAAACCCGATCTACATAAAACAATTGGGTTACATTTTTGCTGTTGTTTCATTAGGTACGAGAATCTTGCAATCAAACAATTTTAGAACCCAATGCAAATGGTAATAACAGTGAAGAGCTTTCATACAACTGATTGAACCAAGAGATCATTACAAAAGGGATCTCAAGAGATACCAAAAGCAAAAGTAAACATTGCAAAGTCCCTAAGTCAAACCATAAAATTGCTTGAGACTGTTTTGAAATGCAGGAGTTTTGTATACAACGTACCATCCCTGTTCTGTAGGGTGAACTCCATCCCAAAAGAATTTGGATATAGGGTCTGAGCAAAGTGTGTACTTATTTTCCCCATTTTCATCTACATTTCCACATTTAAATCCTCCACTTACTCCAAAACAACATGGCTCAAATGGCTTCTCAAATGTTGGATCATTTCCTACAATAAAAAATTGAAGGTTAATTGTAACATATTCTAATCAAGTCTTTAAATTATCAGTATTATATCAATCAAGTTTTTTCGTCagtttgagtgttaaatgttAGTTTCGATTCAAATTGTTCATATAACATATACGCTcatttaaaatttgataatatattttaaatatgtttcatATCAAATCTAAATTGGTATTTAACATAAGCTCACGGTTACTCATATAAGGACCTAATGATATTTGAtatattgaatatttgattaatctACTTTTTAAGACAAAAGCTAAGTATGAAgagttaaataaaatatttacctTCATAAGTTTCATTCCGATTGAAAACTGTCCAAAAGGCATTATAAAGATCAAGAATAAAGAATGAGGGGTTATTGgaggtattggtttgttggttCAAGGTGTTGACAACTTGAGACAAGAGCTGGTTATGAAGGGCAACGAGGGCGTTGTAAGTATCGTCGCAGTGTTGAAAGGAGAATGGGGCAGTGTTTCTAGGGAGGCAACCCAATGGTAGCAGTGAGGTAATGCCTATTTTCCTCACTCCCATGTCATGGATGCGTTTTAAATTCACCATAAGTTGGTTCACGAGGCTTTCCATGAAGGCCGGAAAATCCTATAAATTTTAATGACTTcaacaattaaatttaaattttaaaatataaaattttaaaaaataagtttataaaaataaaaattaaatctcaaatgcacaaaTAATATAGAAAAAGTATAGGTTAacctaaataaatataaaagtgaAATCTTTAAAATCAATCAcgtaatatataatttttacagAATCACATTCCCACATAATATTGAGACaacaaaaaataaatacaaaCTTGATAGACAAGAAAAATGGTGACGGCAActtttataaaacttatcatttTATATCACACACTATATTATCGAGCatgctttaaaatttaaattctactttaattaaatgaaaaggtttaagagtatatatattttaattttgacatttaatttttattttattttgatatttgaattatcattttatttccgCTTGTTAAATATAGATAAATTTTGGaaggtaaaataaattaaaaataataattgaaatataaaaaaaagtcAAAGTTAAAATGAAAAAGGAGTTGATTTTaagaatatttatgtatttttctactatagtttaaattttaaattataaaaatacattCATATTTTATAATGTAAATTCTAATACTTGTAGCTGTATTTCACATTTATTCCGAGTTACCTACACTGCAGCCAACTATTTATGGCTACCATCAAAACTACAATAACGTTGGTTTCTTTTTCTGTTTTGGTTGTAAAAGGAGCCTgaataatttagtttaattagtcatcaccaaCTATAAATAAAACAGATATGGTCTTATTACCTGTGCAGAGCCGTTTTTGGCATTGTAAGTGGCGTAGTCGTTGCCTGCAACACTGACAAATGCGACTGAAGTTTTCAAATTCCTTTTAGTGTAGACTGAGTCGTGGAGAAGCTGTTGTAGGAAATCGATTTGGGTGGTCATATTTGGCTCCGCAACCATCGTGTCGAACACACCTGTACCTCCATAAGCAATGTTCAATCCATCCTTCACTCGCTCACTCAGTTGTTCCCTCCATCTGTACGGTATCGGTGTCTTCATTCCCAAGTACCCCGCTGCTTCTCCAAAAACCATTcccaatttagtcttaatttgcTTTTCTTAATATGTAATAAAGATAGAAATTAATATTTTACCAATGTAATCAGTGGAAACAAAACCATCGGAGAAACGACCAGAAGGTTTCCCGGGAAATGTATTTCCGTAAGGGAATTTCCAAGATCTTGTCTCTGCTATCTTAGTGTTCCCCGTATCAGCATAGGAATATCCGAACACAAACAACATTTTTGGTCTAAAACCAAAGGGTGATGATGTCCAAGGCAACCTCCTACCTTCAACAACAACTTGTTCATCTACAATTCCATTGTTTAACCATcaaaagaaattattaaaaactccTTGCAAATGAAGCAGAAAATGGGGTTAATTTGTTTTCTTATTATCTGAGAAAAAACAAACTAGGAAGAAACAAAAGAGTGAGAAGAGAGAGTTTTGAGTGTCCATGGAAAAGAAAATTTTTGggtaaaagaaaggaaaggaaatgGTTTGGTTTGGTTAACCTTAAGCTTGAGAAGTGATATTTGGAAAATTGGAAGATGACCGATAAACTGATAATTTCAAGAGGTTATATAGTGGAACTACGTAAGGCTTAATCAAGAGTATA from Gossypium arboreum isolate Shixiya-1 chromosome 9, ASM2569848v2, whole genome shotgun sequence includes the following:
- the LOC108455424 gene encoding GDSL esterase/lipase At5g03610-like; translated protein: MDTQNSLFSLFCFFLVCFFIVDEQVVVEGRRLPWTSSPFGFRPKMLFVFGYSYADTGNTKIAETRSWKFPYGNTFPGKPSGRFSDGFVSTDYIAGYLGMKTPIPYRWREQLSERVKDGLNIAYGGTGVFDTMVAEPNMTTQIDFLQQLLHDSVYTKRNLKTSVAFVSVAGNDYATYNAKNGSAQDFPAFMESLVNQLMVNLKRIHDMGVRKIGITSLLPLGCLPRNTAPFSFQHCDDTYNALVALHNQLLSQVVNTLNQQTNTSNNPSFFILDLYNAFWTVFNRNETYEGNDPTFEKPFEPCCFGVSGGFKCGNVDENGENKYTLCSDPISKFFWDGVHPTEQGWYVVYKTPAFQNSLKQFYGLT
- the LOC108457134 gene encoding 26S proteasome regulatory subunit 6B homolog — encoded protein: MAASTVVAEPKSSAEAPFPVTGTDLGKCLTMDPPLGADEDDLYSRLKSLQRQLEFIDIQEEYVKDEQKNLKRELLRAQEEVKRIQSVPLVIGQFMEMVNQNNGIVGSTTGSNYYVRILSTINRELLKPSASVALHRHSNALVDVLPPEADSSISLLSQSEKPDVTYNDIGGCDIQKQEIREAVELPLTHHELYKQIGIDPPRGVLLYGPPGTGKTMLAKAVANHTTAAFIRVVGSEFVQKYLGEGPRMVRDVFRLAKENAPAIIFIDEVDAIATARFDAQTGADREVQRILMELLNQMDGFDQTVNVKVIMATNRADTLDPALLRPGRLDRKIEFPLPDRRQKRLVFQVCTAKMNLSDEVDLEDYVSRPDKISAAEIAAICQEAGMHAVRKNRYVILPKDFEKGYRTNVKKPDTDFEFYK